A region of the Corynebacterium falsenii genome:
CCATGGAGCTCAGGCGGTTGATCTCAGCGCGGATGGTGCGCATGTGGGTGACGGCGTTGGACACGTCACCGGTGCCGGCCTCTCCCTTGGAGCGGATCATGGCCGCGCCCTCGTTGATTCGGCGCAGCGCCTCGCCCAGGTTGGTAGCCCCACAGACGAACGGCACGGTGAAGCCGAACTTGTCGATGTGGTTCTTGTAGTCGGCAGGGCTCAGCACCTCGGACTCGTCGATGAAATCGACGCCCAAAGACTGCAACACCTGAGCCTCCACGAAGTGACCAATGCGTGCCTTGGCCATAACGGGGATGGAGACGGCGTTGATAATTCCCTCGATCATGTCCGGATCGGACATGCGCGACACGCCGCCCTGGGCACGGATATCTGCTGGCACGCGCTCCAAGGCCATCACTGCGGTAGCACCTGCGTCCTCGGCGATCTTCGCCTGCTCAGGGGTGACCACGTCCATGATCACGCCGCCCTTAAGCATGTCGGCCAAACCGCGCTTGACGCGACCGGTGCCGGTGTTAGACGCGTTGTTTTCGCTCGTCACGTTTCTTCAACTTCCCGTCTTCTAGGGGTATAAACCACTTCATCGTTTATGACGTGGACTAGTCTAACCTGTCTACTGCCAGGAACAGCTATTGGGGCTGCTATGAGCTCGTATGAACTTCTACAGCCTCGGCTAGGCCAGCTCGCCCGTTTGCATGGACTCATAGTACTCCGGCAGAGGCGCTCGACCTGCGAGGTGGAGGACGCGCGCGACCGGCCGTGCCCGCACGGCAAGGGTGTCCGCAACGGCGTCGTTGTAAAAACGGGCCGCAAGATCAACCCGCGTGGATGCATCGACGAACGCCGCTTGCGAAAAGATGTCGCTATCGAGCTGGCTGAGGAGCTCGTTTTCGGCGCCGGAGCGCGCACCCATATCCGTGGCGCGCAGAGCGACGCGGTTGACGTGCGCAACCTGCTGGGACAGTTCTGGCTGCAGCGTGGAGATCACAGCGGACCGAGCGCGCAGTGCGCCTTCCAAGCTGATGCGGGCGGCGTCTGTGCGCACGTGCAGGCGGTTGAGACGAGAGGCGAAGGCAGACGCCCACACGGCCGCAACGACCAACACAACGGCGAGAATGAGGAGGGCGACAACCCAGACAGGCAAGGTGATCATCCCAGGCACACCTTTCGACCCGTGCGGGTAACCACGTCGTAGACCTGTTCCACCTTGTCGGTCACGGTGGACCAGTCGAACTCTCGGCTACGCTGCTGGCCCCGGCCGGCAAGATCCTCTCGGGCGGCATCATTGGTGAGTAGCTCCAAAGCTTTCCTGGCGAGGTCATCCGAATCTTCGTTGCGGAAGAGCATGGCTGCTTCCCCGTTGGCGCCCACGGCGCGGAAGGCCGCTAGATCGCTGGCGAGCACGGCCGCGCCGGCGGCCATGCCCTCAACGAGCACGATGCCGAAGCTCTCGCCACCGGTATTCGGCGCTACATAGATATCGCTGGCAGCGAGGCACCGGGCCTTGTCTTCATCACTAATGCGGCCAACGATCCGCACCGTTGCGCTGGACTCACCCCAGCCGGTTGTGTGCGAGATGCCGAGGCTATCGAGGCGCTGCTCGAGGGCTTCTACTTCTCCCCCGCCTGCCACGATGAGCTCGACCGTAGGAACGGATTGGGCGATGACCGGTAGTGCGGCGAGCAGCACCTGCAGCCCCTTGCGCGGCTCGTCGAACCGACCGAGGAACATCATCCGGGGGCGGGTGGAATCCAAGCACTCCATGGGTTCGGCATGGACGTATTGACCGGTATCCACACCATTGGGAATGAGCACCGGATCGCCCGCCAGGTTTTCGACCTGCCAACGGCGCGCCTCCTCGGAAACTGCGATGCCTCCCTGAATCCGCTCAAGCAGCGGCCGCAGGATGGGAAGCACAACCTTGAGCAGCTTCGATTCGTTGGCAGAGGCGTGATAGGTGGCGACCACGGGGCCGTGAACCTGGGTGAGACTCATCATCGAGTACGACGGCGAGTTGGGCTCATGAATGTGCAGCACGTCGAAGCTGCCCTTGCGGATCCAGCGCCGGATGTGGCGCAAGGTGCGTGGCCCGAAGCTTAAGCGGGCGACCGAACCGTTGTAGCGGATCGGCACGCTGGCCCCACCGAGTTCCACGAAAGGCGGAAGATCCTCGTCATGTTTACCCGGACCGATGAGGCTGACGTGATGGCCGCGTCGGCGGAGCTCCTCACACAATTCGATGGCGTGGATCTGCACGCCACCCGGTTCGTCGAAAGAGTACGGGCACACCATGCCGATGCGCAGGCGCGATGGGGCTGGTGTCACTGCTTCTCCCCTCGCTCACGATGCGGGTGCTGCTGATGTTCAGCGTGTCCGCCGTGAGCCGCCCGAACTTCTGCCATGCGAGCGCGGCGCCGCTCGGAGAGGTCCGCGTGCCATAGGGGCTGCAGCATGTGCCAGTCTTCGGGGTTATCAGCAATGAACGTGGCAAAGTGATCGGCGATGTCTTGGACGATGTCGCTCAGGGGACGGTCGGCGTCAAGCACGTCACCGACGTCGAAGTGCCAGTGCTCTGGGCCACCAGCCGGATCAGAGCTACCGCCTCGGAAGCTGATGCCGACGGGAATGAGCGCAGCACCCGTGCGTTGCGCAAGCAATGCTGGGCCGGCGGGCAAGGAAGTGGTCTCGCCGAAAAACTCGACATCCACGCCGTGTCCGCTCATGTCGCGTTCTCCCATGAGGCACACGATTCCACCTCCGCGGAGTACTTCCTCCATGCGAGCGAGAGGTGGTACCTCGGAACCGGTGAGGGCAATGATTTCGAAGCCGAGCGATTCCCGATACTCCACGAATGCCTCGAAGAGACTCTCGGGCTTCAACCGCTCGGCCACAGTCGTAAACGGCGCGAAGTTCTGCACTAGCCACATACCGGCCATATCCCAGTTGCCGGAGTGCGGCAAGGTAAGGATCAAGCCCTTGCCCTTGTTGTACGCTGCACGCACGCGGTCTTCTCCGCCGGGCACGATGTCCTTATCAATCCCGGCGGCGAACTCCGGAGAGGCCAGCTTTGGCAGGCGGAAGGCTTCTCGCCAGTAACGCATGTAGCTGCGCATGGAGCGGCGAACGAGGTCTCGGGTGACATTTTCCGGGCCAACCACGCGCGCAAGATTCTTGCGTAGCTGCTCTGGGCCCTTCCCCTTGTCGGAGGCAATATCCGCAATGAGGTCGAACAGCCGCCGCGCAACGGGATCCGGCAAGGCGGCTGTGAACTTCCAGCCAGCCTTGTATCCCAGGGCGCTAAGTTGTTCCTTGAAAGCTGTGAACATTCGACTCTCTTCTTGTGGGCTGTGCGCTATTGAGGGTTAACGGTCTGCACCGTCTTCGGGTTGGCTGAACTCACGCGCGCCTTCCGGGGCCGCGATGTGTTCAGTACCCACCTCCGACCGGGCCACGATAACGAGGCGTTCAATCACCGTGTAGACGGATCCGGCGGCGAGGATCCACAGTCCCCAAGCGAGGATATGTGGGATACCGAGACCATGGAGCCCCACAGCGACGAGACCGATGATCAACCGTTCCGGTCGCTCAATGAGGCCACCGACGACCTTAATCCCGGACGCCTCCGCCCTCGCCTTGACATAGCTGGTGACTTGGCTGGCCACGAGAATGACCAGGCTCAGCGCCATGAGCACCATTTCCTGCGGTTGCTGGAGGGCACACCAGAAAGCCAGTGCTCCGAAGACAGCGCCATCAGACAGCCGGTCACACGTGGCATCCAAGGTGGCGCCGAATTTGGTGCCGCCCCCGCGCATTCGAGCCATGGTGCCATCGACCATGTCCGTTGCCACTGTTAGGCCAATGAGCACCGCGGCGGTAAAATGGTGGCCAGTGGGGATGAGCCACAGAGCGAAGACGATGGCGATGGCGGTGCCTGCCACGGTCACGACGTTGGGGCTCACTCCTGCCTTATGCAGGGTGCGTGCCACCGGTTCAATGACCACCGATGCGGGCTTCCTACCGTGCACACTCAGCATGCGTCTCTCATTCTCCCTCGTTCTGCCAACTCACCATTGAACTCCTTCACATAGTTTCCACTGTCGTGGATTCTTACGTGGCGGATTGGCGATGTTCTTCCGCGACGCGCTTCCACGCCGTGGACAGCAACTCCCACGTCTGGCGCAAAGTCTGCGGAAGAACTTTTGTTCCCGTCATCACTGTCATGAAATTAGCATCACCAACCCACCGGGGCACGATATGTTGATGCAGATGCTTCGGCACTGAACCGCCTGCGGCCTTTCCCTGATTGAGACCAATATTGATGGCATCGGGCCGCGATACCGACCGGAGAGTGGTCATAGCGATCTTGGTGAACTCGGCGAGCTCCCACGTTTCCTCAGGCGTGAGCTCGGTGTAATCCGCGACCGAGCGGAAGGGCACAATCATCATGTGGCCCGGATTGTAGGGAAACAGGTTGAGCACCGCGTAGACGTGCTCTCCCCGAGCGAGGATCAACGCCTCCTCGTCGGACTTCTCCGGCAAGCTAGCGAACGGGTCTTCCGAGCGTTCCGAAGACGTGATGTAGTTGGAGCGGTACGGAGCCCACAGGCGGAGCAGACCATCGCTGAGGTCAGGTGTGTCGCCCAGGCCGGTATCCACATAGTCCTTGCCCATGCTCTTACCCTCGTCCTCGTTCTCGGCCTTATCCTCAGCCTTATCCTCAGCCATGTCCTCGCTCCAAACCTTTCTGACCTCCGCGCAGGGCGGGCACTCATTCGTGAACTGCCCGCGCTGGCGCTTGCCTACTGGGTGGGTACCAGCTGCTCGAGCAATTCCTTGCTGGGCTGCTCGTTGCGCCGCGAGCTGATCCAATCAGAGATGATGGTCAGTGCCTTCTCGCGGGGCACACCGTTGATCTGGCTGCCGTCGAGGAAGCGGAAGCTCACTGCACCCGCTTCCACGTCGCGGCCACCGACCAAGATCATGAAGGGCACCTTGGACGTGGTGTGGGTACGGATCTTCTTCTGCATGCGGTCGTCGGAGGTATCCACCTCCGCGCGGATACCCCGGGCGCGAAGGTCATCAGCGAAGCGCTCGAGGTACTCGTTGAACTCGTCCGCCACGGGGATGCCCACCACCTGGTGCGGTGCCAGCCATGCGGGGAAGGCGCCGGCGTAGTGCTCCAGCAGCACAGCAAAGAACCGCTCAATCGAACCGAAGAGCGCTCGGTGAATCATGATCGGGCGCTTCTTCGTGCCATCGGGTGCCGTGTATTCCAAGTTGAAGCGCTCGGGCAGGTTGAAGTCCAGCTGCACCGTGGACATCTGCCAGGTGCGGCCGATGGCGTCTCGGGCCTGCACGGAGATCTTCGGACCATAGAACGCTGCACCAGCCGGGTCCGGGACCAGGTCCAGGCCAGATTGCGTGGCGACGCGCTGCAGAATCTCGGTAGAACGCTCCCAGATCTCGTCCGATCCCACGAACTTGTTCGGGTCCTTCGTGGACAGCTCCAGGTAGAAATCATCCAGACCGTAGTCGCGCAGCAGGGAGATGATGAACTCCAGCACCGTGGTCAGCTCCTTCTCCAGCTGGTCCTCGGTGCAGTAGATGTGGGCGTCGTCCTGGGTGAAGCCACGGGCGCGGGTCAAACCGTGGATCACGCCGGACTTTTCGTAGCGGTACACGGTTCCGAACTCGAACAGGCGCAGTGGCAGCTCGCGGTAGGAACGGCCGCGCGATGCGAAGATCAGGTTGTGCATCGGGCAGTTCATTGGCTTGGCGTAGTAGTCCTGCGGCTGCTTCGTCACATTGCCCTGCTCGTCGACTTCACCGTCGAGCTGCATGGGCGGGAACATGCCGCCGGCGTAGAAGTCCAGGTGACCGGACTTCTGGAACAGATCGCCCTTGGTGATGTGCGGCGTGTTCACGAAGGAGTAGCCAGAGGCGATGTGACGGCGGCGGGAGTGCTCCTCCATCTCGAGGCGCACGATGCCACCGTCCGGGTGGAACACCGGGAACCCGGAGCCGATCTCATCCGGGAAGCTGAACAGGTCCAGCTCCTGACCGAGCCTGCGGTGATCACGCTTCTCGGCTTCCTCGAGCATCGTCTTGTAGGCGTCCAGGGCCTCCTTGGATTCCCAGGCGGTGCCGTAGATGCGCTGCAGTCCGGCATTGGACTGATCGCCGCGCCAGTATGCCGCCGACGAACGCGTGAGAGCGAAGGCGGGAATGTAGCGGGTCGTGGGCACGTGGGGTCCGCGGCAGAGGTCGTACCACTCGACGTCCCCGGTGCGCGGGTTGACGTTGGAGTACGCCGTGAGTTCTCCCGATCCCACCTCGGTGGCCTCATCGGAGTCGGGGTCGACGTTGCCCTTGTCATCGATGAGCTCGGTCTTGTACGGCTCGTTGACGTATTCAGCCCGGGCTTCGTCGACATTGCTGTAAGCCTTGCGGGTGAATTTCTGCCCAGACTTGATGATCTTCTTCATCGTCTTTTCGATCTTGGAAAGATCCTCGGGCGTGAACGGCTCTGCGACGTCAAAGTCGTAGTAGAAGCCGTTGTCAATGGCCGGACCGATACCCAGCTTGGTGCCGGGGAACTCCTTCTGCACGGCCTGGGCAAGGACGTGCGCGCAAGAGTGGCGGATGACCGAGCGGCCATCCTCGGTGTCGGAAGCTACAGCCGTGACCTCGGTATCGGTCTCTGGAGACCATGCCAGGTCTCGCAGTTGTCCGGTGGCATCCTTCACGGCGACGATCGCTTGGGGTCCCTTGTTGGGCAGTTCCAGCGGACGCATCGCCGTTCCGGCAGTCTCCCCTGCCGGAACGATGAAGGACACAGGGGCGTGGGCATCAATATCGGGGCTGTTCACAGCTTCCGTACTCCTTTTGGACGTCTTCAGTGACGGTCACATACCTGGTGACAGTCGTAACTGTCCAGAGTTTACCCCTCGAGCAGCTTCTGTCCCCAGTAGGACCCCTGTTGTGTACCCGGCGGGTTCCAGAACACGGCCGAGCCCACGTGGGTGATCCACCGATTGAGTCGGTCGCTGGCTGCCAAGCGCTTCTGCAGCGGCGTAAACGCGGTCGAAGGATCCTTCTGGAAGCAGATGAAGATCAGGCCAGACTCGGCCTTGGGCGTCACGGCGTCATCGAAGTTGTACGCGCGACGGCGCAGCCGTGTGCCTTCGCCGGCGGCGATGCCCACGTGACTGTTCTTGTCAATGAGTGGAATGCCGGTGTCGTCGGTCTTATTGAGATCGACCTTGTCGAACTCGCCCTTGCCAGACAGCGGCGCGCCCGTATCCGCCTTGCGGCCGAACACTGTTTCTCGTCCTTGACGATCGAGGGCTTCCCACGCGGGCATGTCGTAGACGATGCGGCGCACGACCATCGCGCTGCCGCCCTGGTCGTCCCAGATCTCTTCGTTGTACTGATCGTCGGTGCGGGGAACGGCGGTGCCGTCTTTGAACCCGAGGAGATTGCGTGGGGTTTGGCCGGGCACGGCATCAAGGAAGCCACGTTGGGACCACACGGGTGTGACGTAGTCCTGTCCGCCGCGGGTGAGCACGCGAGCTGCGTGGTTCACCGCAGTAAGGTCGTTACCGCAAATTTGCAGGCAGAGGTCTGCTTGTCCCCAGGCGTCGTCGAGCTTATCGCCCTTGAACGCGGGCAACCCGTCGCGGTGCTCGCTTACCCACGCGGGAACCTTGGAGCTCAGCTTGAGCTTGTCGATGAGGGTGGGGCCCCATCCCACGGTGATCGTGAGGTTGTCTGGTATCTTGGACAGCTCACCTTCGAGATCCGCCAGCGCTGGTTCGCCCTGCGTCATGGACCGTGCGTCTTTGGTCCAGATGCGCATGAGGCGCTCCATGTTCTGCTTGTTTTCTTCGCCGTCTTTGAAGTCGTAGGCAATGAGCAGCGCATGGCTTTGTGGTGCCGTTCGAATGCCGGCTTGGTGGGGTCCGTCGAAGTCTATTGTTTTTTTCAACGCCGCTACATCTGCGTTGTCTTGTTCCGTTGCAGTCGCGGTTCCCGATGCGGTAGCTGCCGTGAAGACAGAAGCGGCTCCCGCCGCGCCGAGGCCTGCGAAGAAGCCTCGGCGGGAGAGCGTCATCGGAGAGCGACCGTCTGCTTTTCCGCTCTCACGCATTTTTTACTGGCCCTCGTGGCCCTCGTGGCCTTCATGGCCCTCGCCGTGCTGCATGTTCTCGTGGTTGCCCTCGGACATGCCGGCGCCGTTGCCGTTGTCCTTGCCATCGTAGTGCTCGTGGCTGGACTGCTGAACGCGAACCGGGATGTCGTTCAGCGGGTACTCCTTGCCATCGGCATCCTTGAGAACAAGGTTGACGGTATCGCCTGCGGCGAGCTCTTGCGGCACATCCATGATCATGATGTGATCGCCGCCGGGCTTCAGGGTGACTTCGCCCTTAGCCGGGATCATCAGGCCGTCTTCCTTGACCTTCATCACACCGTCGACGGTCTGGTGGATCTCGTAGCGAGCCCCCTTGATGTTGCCGCTGACGGAGACGATGTGAATCTCCTTGTCGGTGTCGTTCTTGAGGGTGCCCATGACCGACGTCATCTTCTTCTCGGTGCTCTTGGCGGTGACGTAACCGTCCTCAAGCTTGAGTGCGCCTTCGGTCTTGGTGTCATCCGAAACCTTTTCGCTGGCGCTTTCGACAGCGGAGCTTGCTGCCGAGGAAGCGTCGGAAGCCTTGTCATCGCTCGAATCGGAGCAGCCCGCCAGCACGAGGCCGGCGCTGAGTCCTAGCGCTGCAATAGCAAGGGGACGACGAGCAGTTGTACGAGTACGCATAACGATTGTTTCCTTCTGTAGTAGGTTCATCCGCTACGAGTCCGAGCACACCTGCAAGGAGAGTGATCCCGCCCTAGTTATAGGCACTAGGGCGCGTGAGGTGAAGAACGCCTCTAGTTGCCGGTTGCTGTGGACGTAGCAGCTGCACCGGTGGTTTCCGTGGGCATGACGCCAGCGGTGGCACCCGTGCTGTTTTGTTCGGTACCAACGACCATGCCGTTGGCATCGGTGGTCTCCGTTGTGGTGGCGGTTGCCTGACCAGCGAAGGCCTTGTCCGTGGTGAAGATATCCGGCTCTGCGGGGCCGGTCGTTGCCGTGTTAACACGCTCGTCGGTCGGCTTCTGGCCGGGAGGGGAGCATGCAGACAGTGCGAGCACAGCGGTCAGCGCCAGCGCTGCGGAGGTTGCGGTACGAAACTTCATCACGGAGTCTCCTCTAGAACGAGTCAGTCTTTCTTGATATCGCGATAGCGCTTAATAGCGAGCACTAGCGCACCTGCAATTACGACGATACCGCCCACGGGCAAAAGCCACGAAGGGACACTCGAGTTTGACTCCCCCTGCTCCCCCTCTGTGGAGGTAGCGGTGGTGTCTGCCTTGGCGTCGTCAGACCCCTTGGCGGCAGCCGAGCTATCAGGGTTATCGACCGTGAATTGGTATCCGCCGCGAGTAGCGTGTCCGTCCGAACTGGTGATTTGGTAGCCCACGGTGTACTCACCAGGCTCGCTGCGAACATTGTCCGGCACGTCGAGGATCAGTTCTTGACCCTTTGCGCGGGGCTCACCGCGGAACAAGACGTTTCCATCCCGGCTCACGGAAATCGTGTTGAAGCCTTGCTGGGGTTCACCAGAGAAGTTCAAGATGATCTCGTGGGGCAGTTGCTTGATGGTCTCATTCTGCTCCGGCTGGGAACTGAGAACCGCATCGTGTGCGAGGGCTGGCGCCGCGAAGCCGATCGAACTTGCGCCCGCAAAGGCTGCTGCGGACAGGATGGCCGCAGCGTGGCGTCGAGACGAGTTCGTCAAAGAGTTCCCAAGGAAACGCATGGATACATTCAACCTTTCGATCAGAGTTGACCTCAGTGCCGGCGCGTAGGGCTCCGGCACTGTAGGAGTAGTCGTAGCGGGGAGCTGAATAGTTCCCAGCCCACTGTGTGACATCAGTCACAGCCCGACGTCGTTGTGACAAACTGCGACACGGCGAGACCGAGGCCAGATACACAAAAAGAGGGAGCCCCTGGTGGGAGCTCCCTCTCGTGTGGTCCTAACTGGGATCGAACCAGTGACCTTTCCGGTGTGAACGGAACGCTCTCCCGCTGAGCTATAGGACCGTGTGTGCCTCAGGCACCGTTGAAATGTACCACCCCATCGCTGCAAAATAAAAATTGCAACCATGTAATGCGCCTGACCTGGCGATTTGTGGGAATGCGCTTAGGCAGGCTACTGTTTGTTCTCGCAGCAGCAAGTTGCATGCGGATGTAGCGCAGTTGGTAGCGCATCACCTTGCCAAGGTGAGGGTCGCGAGTTCGAGTCTCGTCATCCGCTCCACGTTCCTCGTTTTAGGGTTCTCGTTATCTATCGAGTACGCTAAAAAAGGAATTGTGCACCGCGCGTTTAGCTCAGCGGGAGAGCGCTTCCCTGACACGGAAGAGGTCACTGGTTCGATCCCAGTATCGCGCACAGATCCACGATCACCTGGTGGTCATTGGATTATTGCGGATGTAGCGCAGTTGGTAGCGCATCACCTTGCCAAGGTGAGGGTCGCGAGTTCGAGTCTCGTCATCCGCTCCACGATCCCCCACTGATCAGTGCGGGGGTCATGCACGTGTATGTAGCGTGCGGAATGGTGGAATGGCTGAGTGGCTTAGGCAACGGTCTGCAAAACCGTCTACACGGGTTCGATTCCCGTTTCCACCTCACGCGGATGTAGCGCAGTTGGTAGCGCATCACCTTGCCAAGGTGAGGGTCGCGAGTTCGAGTCTCGTCATCCGCTCCACGATCACCTTATGATCACAGCGATCAACCCGCCCCGAGCATTCCCCTCTAGGGATCCGCTCGGAGGCGGGTTTCGTCATACACGGGCGTGGCATGCAGTCTTCCCGCCACACTCGCCACTACGATAAGTGCCGATGACTGCCGCAAAAACCACTTATACGACGTCCTCAGCGCTGGATCGAACGCGCATCTCCCTGCTGTGTGCGTGGATCTTCTGGCCGCTGGCCATAGCCACGTTCGTCCACAAGGTGTTCTTGGTTCCACACAACCACCACGTCACGGACGACTTCACCACCGTGATCACCGCCCTGCACCGGTTCCGTGACGGAGTTCCGGTCTACAGCGAGGACTACTCCACGGTGGACCCGCACTACCTCTACTCCCCCGGCGGCACTCTCCTTCTCAGCCCGCTGGCGTGGTTGCCGAATGCCGACGCAAGCCGAAGCGTGTACATCATTGCCAATGGCATTGCCGTGGTACTCGCCATTGCCATCCTCACCAAGCTGTTCCGCTTCTCGCTGCGCTCTGGTGTATTCCCAGCGGCGATCTTTTTCACCTTCGCGACGGAGGCGGTGCAGAACACCCTGTTGTTCTCCAACATCAATGGCCTCCTGCTGCTCGCCGAGGTGCTGTTCCTGTGGTTGTTGCTGACTCGGCGGCAGATTCTTTCCGGCATCGTCTTGGGACTCGCAATCACTGTGAAGCCGCAATTCGCGCCACTGTTGTTCCTACCTTTTGTCAAGCGGCAATGGGTCAACGTGATCACCGGCATCGTCGTGCCCATCCTGTTCAACCTCGCGGCACTGCCACTCATGGTCTCGCCCGGCGATTACATCTCCAAGTTGGTTCCCTACCTCGGTGAGGTTCGCGACTACGCCAACTCGTCAATCTCCGGTGTTGGGGTGCACTTCGGATTCCCCGACTGGTCCATCCTCCTGTGGCGTGTTCTCGCCGCAGCGTTCGTCATCGTAGCCATCGTGGTTCTGTTGCGGTGGAAGGATCGCGACGAACTCATGTGGGCCACCACAACAGCGGGCGTGCTGCTGACTGGGGTGTTCCTCGTCAGCTCTCTGGGGCAGATGTACTACTCGATGCTTTTGCTGCCCATGTTCTTCACCGTGGTTCGCTCGCGCTCCATCATGCACAATCCAGTGGCGTGGGTCGGGGTGTACCTATGTACCAGTTTGGACTCGTGGTTCTCCGATCGGTGGGGAGTCTATGGCCGCATCGCGGAATATGCCCGTGGCACAGTTGGTTGGTCTTTACTAGTGGTTACTGCTGCAACGGTAGCCGTGGTGTGGGCGATCATGGAGCGCCGAGAAGGATCGCCCGCACTGGGTGATGTGAGCACGTATGGTCTGTTCGGTTCGAAGAACACCAGCCGCGACAGCTCTCACACCCTGGCGGACTCCCGCTAGCCCAGTAGTATCCGCACGTCCGTACTTCCGTAACTTACATACCTCCACAAACCACGTCGACGAAGGGGATACCCACCGTGAACCACCAAGACACACCACAAGCTCGACAGGCTGAGCAAACCGAGCAGACCGCACAGAATGAGCAGAGTGGGCCGTCGCTCTCCCCGATGTCGGAAGTCCAGGACTTCCGCTCACTCAGTGACGCTGAATGGAAGAAGCGCCTGAGCCCAGAGGAATATGCAGTACTTCGCCAAGCCGGCACGGAAGCCCCGTTCAAGGGCGAATACACAGACACGGAGACCGAGGGCATCTACCGCTGCCGTGCGTGTGGCGCGGAGCTGTTCCGCTCCACCGAAAAATTCCACTCGCACTGCGGCTGGCCGAGCTTTTTCGATCCGGCTGACTCGGACGCCGTGATTACTCGCGTGGACGATTCCCTCGGTATGCGCCGGATCGAGGTGCTGTGCGCGAATTGCGAGAGCCACCTTGGCCACGTCTTCGAGGGCGAAGGTTACGATACCCCCACAGATCTGCGCTACTGCATCAACAGCATCTGCCTAACTCTCGATACCGAGAGCGCCTCGTAACGCTTCCCAGCGCGTGCCGAGGCTCAAAACCAAGGGGCCCTAAGCCAAGGAGTTCTAGGCCAAGGACTCGATAAACTCGGTGAGCTCCTCCGCGCTGCCGTTGATCCGGCGGCCGGTGAAGAACGGAATCTCCTC
Encoded here:
- a CDS encoding copper chaperone PCu(A)C; the protein is MRTRTTARRPLAIAALGLSAGLVLAGCSDSSDDKASDASSAASSAVESASEKVSDDTKTEGALKLEDGYVTAKSTEKKMTSVMGTLKNDTDKEIHIVSVSGNIKGARYEIHQTVDGVMKVKEDGLMIPAKGEVTLKPGGDHIMIMDVPQELAAGDTVNLVLKDADGKEYPLNDIPVRVQQSSHEHYDGKDNGNGAGMSEGNHENMQHGEGHEGHEGHEGQ
- the msrB gene encoding peptide-methionine (R)-S-oxide reductase MsrB; amino-acid sequence: MSEVQDFRSLSDAEWKKRLSPEEYAVLRQAGTEAPFKGEYTDTETEGIYRCRACGAELFRSTEKFHSHCGWPSFFDPADSDAVITRVDDSLGMRRIEVLCANCESHLGHVFEGEGYDTPTDLRYCINSICLTLDTESAS
- a CDS encoding copper resistance CopC family protein, with the translated sequence MRFLGNSLTNSSRRHAAAILSAAAFAGASSIGFAAPALAHDAVLSSQPEQNETIKQLPHEIILNFSGEPQQGFNTISVSRDGNVLFRGEPRAKGQELILDVPDNVRSEPGEYTVGYQITSSDGHATRGGYQFTVDNPDSSAAAKGSDDAKADTTATSTEGEQGESNSSVPSWLLPVGGIVVIAGALVLAIKRYRDIKKD
- a CDS encoding glycosyltransferase family 87 protein, whose amino-acid sequence is MTAAKTTYTTSSALDRTRISLLCAWIFWPLAIATFVHKVFLVPHNHHVTDDFTTVITALHRFRDGVPVYSEDYSTVDPHYLYSPGGTLLLSPLAWLPNADASRSVYIIANGIAVVLAIAILTKLFRFSLRSGVFPAAIFFTFATEAVQNTLLFSNINGLLLLAEVLFLWLLLTRRQILSGIVLGLAITVKPQFAPLLFLPFVKRQWVNVITGIVVPILFNLAALPLMVSPGDYISKLVPYLGEVRDYANSSISGVGVHFGFPDWSILLWRVLAAAFVIVAIVVLLRWKDRDELMWATTTAGVLLTGVFLVSSLGQMYYSMLLLPMFFTVVRSRSIMHNPVAWVGVYLCTSLDSWFSDRWGVYGRIAEYARGTVGWSLLVVTAATVAVVWAIMERREGSPALGDVSTYGLFGSKNTSRDSSHTLADSR